AAGAGATccctccgtttttttttgcacaagtTCTAGCTCCCGTGtacaaattatttatttattttttatttattcgcttACACCAACGGCACgccaaaaaaaacacactttgTACCCACATCCAATAACAAGCCGATTTACCAACACATCACTGCTCCAAGCTAACGTTACCATTAtacaaaacatttgaaatggGACTGTCAAGATATTCCCATAATTAGCTTTATCAGCTTTGATGtagattattttattcaattgtTGGACGAGTTTGAGACCTTTTTGGAGCGTCACCATAGCCTGGATGAGAAACGACTAGCTCTTTTTCAACAGCGGCGACCTCGTTTTGCTGTTTGCTCTGTACTCGTTCTCGTTAACCACTATTGTTAGTCACATGGTGCGCTAATTTTGCATTGATTATAATTTTTGAACTCCAACCAAGTGAAGAATGAATGAGGATTTGAAAACACTGCAAATATGGCTTCctctcaagagaaaaaaagctaatttttCCCCCAAATTAATGGATTTCCCCtcaaataaatatgtagttCAAATAGGAATTTATTTTACGCAAAAGCTGATTCCAAAGTATGTTATCACATGCTCCAATCTATTTTACATATCTCTGTCTTTTTTGGATAGAAAACAATCTCCGAGATTGTCTCAAGGATTCCATCGACATCTGTATATAAACAGGAATTTACTAATGTCTTAATTTACTAATTGCGTTTAACGTATgaacttctaaaaaatcaaGGTGCTAACTCTCTTACCCATCATAGAATGAGTGGATTAGGATTCCCACATAATctctgttcttttctcttttcaagtCCCCCAGTAATAGATACATGTTCTATTTGACTCAACAGCATCGGTGTTATTAAGCCAAACGTTAATGTCTTCTGAGATTTTGTAGATCTTCCtgtatcaaaaagaaaaaaacatctgtttCTTCTAGTGAAAATGCCTAGTttacataacaaaaaaattcaattaacaCAAATACTATGTATTTGATAACCTTCTTTCAGAAGAGTTGAACTTAAATTAATCATATGAAGACAATAAAGTGTTTAGAGAACCCCGGCTTCTACGCAAATAAACACAGTCGAAGTGAAGCCTGGGGCAATTgacgactgcgctcgaagcggagcgatAGGACTCTGCTTATGCTGCAGTTCGAATGGACCCACAGTGGGTCCCACATAGATCGCCTATGTTAACACAATTGCGTCAggattcaggtcgttttgaatcCATTCTGCATTTTTAGAGGCTGTATATGTCTGTATTGTTTCGATGTGAAACCGTAACAAACAAAAGATTCCAATTCCAAACTTGTTCAACTATATGTGTAACTGTATGTGTGCACCTGCGTAGGCGGCTTCTCTctaggcgcttcggtggagcatagcgccTAGGAGCGCGGGGAAATcattgctggcaccacccatcgttGCAGTTTACGGTCCcccctcggttccaactgcttcctccacagcgccgtttcgagcatgcaccgcaactacattggtgattcttgtcgttttgacccgactatagataCGTACAGTCGATTAATGTAGGACAGAGGCGAGGATAAACTTTGTCGGTGCAGAAGCGTTACAGTCACTCTGTTCAATACATTCGCAGTGGAGTATAAATGGATTATGTTCTATTTGTTTCTAGATTGAAACAAGGTGTTAAAGTAGTTGGAAGGGACCAACAGGCGATTCCCTATATAGAGAACGATTACGCCTCTTTCGAGGTGATTATGGATGTAGAACACGGAACATATCACTAGCATACTGTGAAACTAAGACCTTAACGCAGCTTTTGTGAAGTAAATTTACGAAAagaattccatttttcatttgagaATATAGGTTACCTGCGAAAAGCAGTTTGGGTGatttcgacattttttttagaagaattcaCCAATTTAATTTATACGCTTTACAGTAATTCGGCCCTAGGTGCTCGTTAGATTAGTTGCCATGGGAATcttcagttaaaggcatcaccccacgaatctgaggtggtgcagatttcaggtggagtattctatacaggatgggagactatggagaggggggtgattccgtccatttcttcctaattgccgtaagaaacggcccggaagatacggctgcattcgttttggcgcaccattttgtacaagaggttcgattggagcgcgccagtcttgtgcggcgccgcatcttccgggccgttttttacggcaattagcaagaaatggacggaatcacctccctctccgtagtctcccatcccgtatacgaatactccacttgaaatctgcaccacttcagattcgtggggtgatgcctttaaacattaCCAAAGCACGACCACAACCACAATTAGAGTGCCGCTTGGGGCAATGACAGCACTACCTCAAAATTATGCAGTTAAATCTTTATTGTTAacataatatatatgtatacatgtaTAGGTATATTAAGACGAACATCATGAGAAAAGAAGATTGAGCATAGGAACGAAATGAGAACAGGAACACGAACGAAGTACAGTTCCCAAATGTGTGATACAAATGGACAAATCATCTATTTATGTATTCATTTAAGGCTGAGATACAGCTGAAGCAGCTGCAGTGGCGGCGACTGTCGAACTGTTTCGGTTTTTCCCATGCTAAAGAAGATGCACAGCAGTGGCTTCTGTGCGGATAGTGATTGAAGGAATTTACATGATAAGGCATAGCTAGAGAATGGAAGGAATTTAATATCGAATGATATTCGTTATACGCTGAATGGAGGCCATTTTCGTTCTCAGTGTGTGAAACAGCTCCAAAAGTGATTCCATACTGctcgaaaattaaaaatgttgagaaaacTTGGGCTATTCCCTATCTCTGTGCaggaaagaaatcgaaaacagTTATGACTGCTGTAACTTAGTACAATAAAAGCTTGACAGCTACATAAGATCTGCATTGTAATCGCTCTGTTCTGATTACCACACGAAATATTTCCCCTCGAGTGGATAAATACGATAGGAAATGGTACTAACGTTCACTTCCCTAATTAACTATCTTTTGATTGATTCCCTAATTGCAAAATTCGGTGCAATGACACTTTGTTGTGTGAATTACCACCCGTTGAATAGACATATTCAGTGTTTGGACGCCAAACCAATATTATTGGATATATACATATCCAATAATATTGgtttggtgcatcccaagccaactgactaacgccagatactttatccAGTTTGTCCTTTGATATTTGGTTCAAATCGGTCAGAACGGCGGTCAAAATCGCCATTGCACAAACGTTTACTGTGCGTCCGTCGGAAACACACTGGAACAGAGACCGGATACCGCGCATTTTTTGACCAGGCTGTACTGATCTTGTTTTGAGACTTTGTTACTTTCTTGGCGTATTAGCCTCCTTTCTCCCAACAAATTTCTATTCGGCTACATAGAAGGATTGTTGTATGATACTGTCCACATTTTAGAATCGTCAGATAAGGTGAGcagtttctcttctctttacGGTGCACCTTCTTTTCAACCACATCtcaaaatcaaagagaaaacTATTAGAACGTTTTGAGGAATCTCCAGCAGATCAGTATTTAAACAGACAGAATATAAGGAAATATTAATGTCTTCATAACATAaagtaacaacaacaacaaaaagttaACAAGCAAACAGTAGAGTTTAATGGTGAGGGATAGATTCGCTTTGTGAAGTACCTTCCCTCAtccttcttctctcttctctaGAGTAACGATGCACTTTAGTCTTCTTAgggatttcttgaaaatctccAGTTTTCTTGAACAAAGGACGTTTTCCAACTTCTGTTTTCGCTTCGGCTTCTTGTATAACGGCTTTGTATCGCTGCAAATCAACTGTAATGATCACCATCGTCATCATCAACAACAAAtagttcttgaaaaaaaaaaacgttctcgTGATCTAAGTATATTTCAAGCGGTAAACATATTTGCTTCTAATAACATTAAGCACCCCAAATAGCGCTATTTCATTAGTAATAAAACCTGCCAAACTACATCTGTCAAATGTCTTACTCATTGTTTGTTCATAATTTCCTCTTCCCCTCCCAGTGCCaaacattttctaaaatgtgATTCTTGTGGTTGTTCGAAGACGTAAACAGAGAAATGGAAAGTTTCCAAACAGAAATCATACCacaaagaagcaaaaacaCGATGCTCAGATAACTTATCTGATGCTTTACAAATGATGTTTCTGTGAATCAAGAAGAATATAAAGAGTTTCCGAAGAAAATATCCGAAAACAGTTATCAGTTTCCTGTTTGGTGGGGACATTTTCGGTAAACGAATTATAGTATCTGTATCTCTTGCAATAATAGGAACTCAATTTTAGGTTCCAGGTTTTGGTAGAAAGAATCTGAAATATtcgtttgcaaatttgaagTTGGAACTTTATACACGGTTTTTTAGTGGAAAGCATCCGCACAGTGGTCAGAACGAATCCCCCTCCCCgccccagaaaaaaagaagctctcTCTGGCTCATAGTCCATTACAGAGAACTCATATTAAACTCGTTGACATTTCTAACAATAGCATTCAAAACAAACCTCCAACAGTTCTCTTCCTTCCTTCTCACTAAGTTGAGCGTTCTTTGAAGGAAATACTATTGATGTGCGAATCGCTGAACCGAGATCGTCACCTCGGAAGTAGGCTCGTAATATAGAGGAAGATACGTTAAGGGGAAGCACTTTGCTGATTCCTTCGAATCTAAAGTAATTAGCCCTCACcactttttaaaaactacATCTAAAGGAATAAAGATGAGAGATATTATTTGAACACCTGATATGCCTTTCAAGAGGTATTCGGTATGCTGAGATGCCATCTTTCTGCGCTGCTGAAACGCTACTTGACCACGGTTGGAAATCGTTACTGGCGCAAAGAACTACAGCACGAATGTTCGGTGGGGGCACTTCAGGAAGAAACTGCCTTGAACGCCAAGATATGTACATGATGCCTAGAAAAAGCTGACTTGAGCTGCTCGCAGAAGAACTAACAAGACAAATCCACAGCACTCAAAGCTATGAAAGCTTTCACCTGAACGTTCCGCATCAGAAGCATCAATCACGCTCTTAGTTGTCAACTTGGGGGCAAAAACATGGGGAGAAAAGGACGTGGAAGCCGAAGGAGGACCATAATGGAAGTACCAGTGCCTGAACAGTACACACAGTTCTGAGATGACAGGCTTTTCGGACGAAAATTCTAGCATACAAGAAGTAATAAGGTTTCGGGAAAAACACTACTGGAGAAGACGAACTAGGAATATTGAAAATACTATTCCTTGATAAACACGTCGATGTTAAATAAAGtcttattgtttgtttattcagtCTTATTGTCTTACACATGATACCTAATTTGAGTGGAAGGCTTGAATGAAGCGCACTTACTTTGCAATCAGTTCATCAGCTAGAGGCTGACAGTGAAAAGATACATAAGTAAACGAAAGAACAACTTTTTTGCTACCACTAAAAAAAGCACTTGCTAATGTAACTTTTTACCTAATCCTTCTCGAAATAGTCCTCCCCTCAACCACTCTAACCCCTTCCCCCAACGTTCACTTATGCCAACGAATGAAACATTGTCTACGTACACTTTCGACATAAAAAAGTGTACAAACTATTTACAAagattctcgaagaaaaacggTGGGGAGAGACGACACTTCTCATGagtaaatcgaaaaaagtgaaataaaatgacaGCTGCAACTATACCTCTTTGCAATAACTGCAAGCTGACTATCTGGTCGAAAATTTGCCAGCGTAATATTGAATGGCAGACGTGAGGTCCAATTAGAATCGTGCAAAGCCTGGATTTGTCTGGAATGACAGTGGTATCTTAGGGAACGAAACGTCACAAAAAGCGGTGATCTCTCACTTTGCAAAACTAGATTGAACTGCAGCACTGAACTCTGAAAGAAAGCGACAATCTATAACGAGGTTAGGGAGCTTTTCGTCACATCTTTCCATGGAAAGTAATCGACTGCCATACATGTGGTCaatattttctggaacatttgatatacaaattctaaaaatttaccAGTCGTAGAAATACACCGGAAGAAAATCCCAAGAATGTTATATACCTCGAAACTCCTGTCCTCTAAGTTCTATAAGGCTATTGAATCCGGGAGCATACACAATCTCGCCATTCCCCTCCCTTTGCTTGTTTATAACTGATATCTGAAAGTGCATTCGActtcaccagaaaaaaagtcatccATCATATTCAGAATCAGTGACCATGCACTTACACTATTTACTTGCCTTCTCCCTTTCTACATTGACCGATGGTTGCGAATTTGTCTTCTTCTCGTCTCGCCGCAAATCATAGAGGAATTCACTACGTTCTTCAGCAGACCAAATTTGAAAGTATGTGGTCCAGATGGAATCGTTAAATTCGGGTAAAGAATCCTTTCCAAACATATCCATGAATATCTATCAAGCGATGCGATTTAGAGGTAGGAACAAGGTAATTTCTAAGACAGACTCACATCTAACTCTGAAATCAGTGTGGAGAGTTTGTCGCGTTGAGATGGTCGTTTTACGAACTTATTCAGAAAATCTTCCGATGGCATCATTCTATGCAAAGCAACTGATTCAACTGAAGTGGAACTCGTCGATGAAAAACCACGACAATGTCGCGAAATCTGGCGTAGAACGATCCTAGCAGCATGCATTTCTGAAAAAGCATTTGTTAAGAATACCAAAATTGAATGGGTGCGGTCGCAGCAACGATTTTCAATGATTAAAACATAATTTCCATTATGTTCCACAGAAATGGACATTATTTCAACGGGGTCCTAAGAAATCCCACAAAAAAGAGCTGTTAAGAACATACTGATGTTACATCTTATAGTCAGCTTTAAACATAGAAGAACTGCTTGACACAGcgtctaaaaagaaaaaaaataaataaagaaccGTCGGGAAATGTTCTGACCAGCAGCCAAAAAGTTGATTTGCTCGGAACGATGCCCCTCAACTTATTGCTGTAGAATTCCGGAAGGAAAAATCCATGCATAGATAACACAAAGTGTTCATTTGGGTGAGCACAATGAGGCTTCGATCGCGACAATGCGGAGGGAAGAAGAGGCCGTGTAAatatatcatgaaattgacagTATTGGAGTCTCTTCACCAACAGATGCGGTCAAGTTTGTAATGCTTAATAACGAGCGTAATCAAGCTCAATTCCGTCTAGTAATGTAGAGAAAAGGAGTGCTTGGTTCCACTACTTTCTTCTACGATACAATTTGTTGTGTGATAGAACGCGAGCAATTCCGTCCGGCGCTCGCAATTCAGGAAATGCAGCTCCAATAAGCAAACAGGCAAACAGCAAAGCAAGCAGCTCTCAAAGTTGCACCTGTAACGAGTTGCATCGTTTGGAAACCGTGGGCAACCACGTTGTTTCACGCGACTTTTGGGAATCGAGCATGATCGCTTTCATATTGGTGAAATGCACCCACTCTATTTAGTCGTGATAAGATCCAAACATCATCGATTTTGTGGTACGCTGGCCTTAAGCAGAGGAAGATCGTCCGTGATTAAAAACATTCCGCACTGACACCTATATATTGTTACTTGAGTACCGCTACTGGCATCCAAGAGGGACGGATTAGCTGTCAGATTTTAACTATAGTCAACTGCGAGACCTCCGCTCGTAGTTCTCAGTTGTCGAAGTGTCTATGTCAACTCAcctaatgaaaagaaaaatcctaggAAATCTCGAGAGATATATTCAAACAATCCGAGGCAGACTGAAGATTGTAGGTTTTATTAAAAAGATAAagcttatttcttttccaaatacTGATTCTTTCAACCACCCTCTTACCATACAATGAGCGGGAGATCCGTACAAATGATTTGTGgttggaagaaataaaaaaaaaacaaatgcccTCCAACCATAAATCACTTGGACAGATTTCCCTCATGAGTTCCAgccatgatttttttctttgctgacaAAAAGATTTCTTATCATCTAaccgtttgaatgctttccataaataaaaaaagtaaaggaaaaaaatgcggaTCTTGCAGCGAACTGCAGTACTTTCTCCGCAtctgtagtcgggtcaaaacgacatgaatcacgagtgtactTAGGGTGCATTTGCATACGCGCTGAAAACAGCGCGGATGAGGCATCAGTCAGATCCGAGGTGGGaacgtcgcaaactgcagcgatgtgtggtgccagcaagggttccgctacgctccaccgcaccgcctcgagagaagtcgcatgcgcaattgcgtacgcgcttcATGTAGTTTATACATACTCTCGCCATCTCGCTAACATCAACTTATAGCACAACATCACAATTTTGGCTTCTCGTAACATAAAATTTTTTCCGCAAAATGACAGGCTTCCCAATCCACCcactaaaatcaaaaatcaacgcTCGCAGCCGACCATCCGTTATCGGTTAAACTTCTTATCTACACGTGGCGTTTTTACCTTATCGGTTATTGATTCCACTTGTAGGATTTTAAGCTGAATTCGCAGCGGACACTCCGAGGTTTCCGCCCAAAGTGTATGAAGTCAGATGTCCACTGTAGCCCAGAAGCGACCCCgacacatttgtttttttatgcgGTCGTTTGGCCCCGCATCCAATATGAACGACTACGACTGAAAAAAGGAGGTTTGGTGGACATGTGGAATGGTTTGGATATACTGCTATAgttgggtcgaaacgacatggagcTCAGCGCAGTTGCTTAAACAGTTACTCTCAGAGCGGCGCACTGAAGCAGAAGTGGttgtgatcgaggtgggaccatcgtgaactgtaGCGGTGACTTGTGCAACCAAGGGTTCCCCTCGTTCTTAATCGCTACGCcccaccgtaccgcttcgagcgcaaccgcctacacAAGCGGCACCGAGCatcgttttgagccgactatatCCAACAAAAGCCCTCGAAAGatgaaacaaaatacataAGTAATATTGCACTGAATTTGCGCTAGGAAATAGATCAGACCACGCTGGATTGCACAGTTAAAAAAGATGTATAAATAGTTCTATTTTTAACGTGTCGTCCTTATAGGAACAAATATAATTGATGTGTACTCCATTGCACCTATAACAAATTACACTCGGGCGCGAGCGAGCTCGCTTTTAGTGTACTTGCGTGAGTGATTGAGGTCGCGTTGGGACCCTAACAAGTTTCCATTGTGCGCCGAGACCGAGTATCGTGCTTTTTCGAGACCAACAGTATATGCAATTGCATCAGAAATTATAGTTGGCTcaacacgacatgaagctAAGTGCAGTAGCGTAAGCGGTCATGCTCGAAATGATGCGGTGAAGTtagcagttgggatcgaggtgggaccaccgcgaacAGCAGCGATGAGTAGTGCAAGCGGGGGCGCCCCTGTACCGAGCTTCACTTcgctttgacccaactataagtCATCTTGGCACGACTGTATCTATTTGCAGTACTTATCCAGTACTATCTATTCTGTACAAGCCTGCGGTGCAGAGTCATCCTAATCATCGCCACTGCTAATTAGAGTTGAGTTCAAAGCTAACAAATAAGTAGATATCAGCGTTGGGGATATTCCTCTACTCCCACACGAAATCACTGCGCCTTTCTTCCTCTCATTATTACTGCATCAAATGCTGAGAGGAATTACAAAACGGGGTGAAtttaatccttttttctcttgagatACAAACAACACGGGAGTATTGACCGCACACCTCAAGTTATGTCTTTACATATTTCGTATTGCGATAAATGAGAACGACTAGGTATTCCCCTGAAAAATCCGGAAGGTAAATATTTTGGATGTATAAGTCAAATGAAGTCAAAGGAGTTAAATTACAAGGGTTTGAATGTTATGATGAGTAGAAGAAAGGGTGAATGGGCGAAAAAAACTGAGTATTCACATTCGGATGAAAGAGAGACGACTATGAGACAGAAAgtcaagaaagaaatgagatcAGATAGCTTCTCAATTGCCTGATCTTTAttttaacttgaaa
The Necator americanus strain Aroian chromosome I, whole genome shotgun sequence genome window above contains:
- a CDS encoding hypothetical protein (NECATOR_CHRI.G4196.T1) codes for the protein MHAARIVLRQISRHCRGFSSTSSTSVESVALHRMMPSEDFLNKFVKRPSQRDKLSTLISELDIFMDMFGKDSLPEFNDSIWTTYFQIWSAEERSEFLYDLRRDEKKTNSQPSVNVEREKISVINKQREGNGEIVYAPGFNSLIELRGQEFRENIDHMYGSRLLSMERCDEKLPNLVIDCRFLSEFSAAVQSSFAKQIQALHDSNWTSRLPFNITLANFRPDSQLAVIAKRHWYFHYGPPSASTSFSPHVFAPKLTTKSVIDASDAERSGIMYISWRSRQFLPEVPPPNIRAVVLCASNDFQPWSSSVSAAQKDGISAYRIPLERHIRFEGISKVLPLNVSSSILRAYFRGDDLGSAIRTSIVFPSKNAQLSEKEGRELLERYKAVIQEAEAKTEVGKRPLFKKTGDFQEIPKKTKVHRYSREERRRMREGTSQSESIPHH
- a CDS encoding hypothetical protein (NECATOR_CHRI.G4196.T3): MYPLDFRSLEHATAQLITVYEALYQASTSQSAEQLLLPTSAPPSDCPTTSANVIRPTPLRPPLLPLEDDPLDLSSQNRQSVIHSGSQSQTAVCNAEPVLPTCTDGNMNAEWIALKLAASAGSNRMSYPREFKLMVIDYYNSNGQNKYRTCKEFQITKSMLNGWLSKIEKIRESRPGSLKSGRSGRRPQFPDIERQLFSLYCQRIENGSKVGNRWLRERARELAGDTNAPCQFSERWLSNFKKRFRINVQRENDSVNDSQSNHSLSSEKQTFSDVEMESFVDRIDAENGIRKDVVAEIVNQPGQLPIQAFYEKFPWLCKKGTQVEPGRRGRKVQFPDVERVLYERLVEKQKSGERVSNRWLQDQARDLATELCPGILEEAIKSSRCLFSEHWLHNFKKRYGICLKYKSTSLERGQESTPTSTQVSPVPSAEAIDANLTVLHLHNWFMNQCYAPPLWSPTLCQAVLLCLKLTIRCNIKMHAARIVLRQISRHCRGFSSTSSTSVESVALHRMMPSEDFLNKFVKRPSQRDKLSTLISELDIFMDMFGKDSLPEFNDSIWTTYFQIWSAEERSEFLYDLRRDEKKTNSQPSVNVEREKISVINKQREGNGEIVYAPGFNSLIELRGQEFRENIDHMYGSRLLSMERCDEKLPNLVIDCRFLSEFSAAVQSSFAKQIQALHDSNWTSRLPFNITLANFRPDSQLAVIAKRHWYFHYGPPSASTSFSPHVFAPKLTTKSVIDASDAERSGIMYISWRSRQFLPEVPPPNIRAVVLCASNDFQPWSSSVSAAQKDGISAYRIPLERHIRFEGISKVLPLNVSSSILRAYFRGDDLGSAIRTSIVFPSKNAQLSEKEGRELLERYKAVIQEAEAKTEVGKRPLFKKTGDFQEIPKKTKVHRYSREERRRMREGTSQSESIPHH